In Opisthocomus hoazin isolate bOpiHoa1 chromosome 3, bOpiHoa1.hap1, whole genome shotgun sequence, a genomic segment contains:
- the LOC104332294 gene encoding DGAT1/2-independent enzyme synthesizing storage lipids, with product MIGGNESCTGGPIPMSYLTCLTYILGEWTGVEHIEDYLSYAVYLLWVLFPLAVVFLLPGVVIVLFYLSALFLHIYKRKNELKQAYSNDFWDGAKQMLATLWDGHGRIWHGYELHGAEKIPEGPGLVVFYHGATPADCIYFMARLFIQRKIYCRAIADHFVFRLPGVKLLLDVHGIIHGPKEECVNALKKGCLIAVAPGGVREALFSDEMYTIIWGNRKGFARVAIDAKVPIIPMFTQNVREGVRTLGGIKILRSLYERIRLPIVPLYGGFPVKLRTFIGEPIPYDPNITAEELTEKTKAALQALIEKHQKIPGNIFRALMERFQTQKKED from the exons ATGATAGGTGGAAATGAATCCTGTACTGGAGGACCGATCCCTATGTCCTACTTAACCTGCCTGACTTACATTCTGGGAGAATGGACTGGCGTGGAGCACATTGAAGATTATCTGAGTTACGCAGTCTACCTCTTATGGGTGCTTTTTCCACTCGCAGTAGTTTTTCTCCTTCCGGGAGTTGTCATCGTTCTCTTCTACCTTTCTGCTCTCTTTCTGCATATTTACAAGAGGAAGAATGAACTAAAGCAAGCTTATTCGAATGACTTTTGGGATGGTGCAAAACAGATGTTGGCTACCCTATGGGATGGACATGGAAGAATATGGCATG GTTATGAACTTCATGGTGCCGAAAAGATTCCTGAAGGACCAGGTCTTGTTGTGTTTTATCATGGAGCTACTCCTGCTGACTGCATCTATTTCATGGCTAGACTTTTTATACAAAGGAAGATATACTGCAGGGCAATAGCTGATCATTTCGTCTTTAGGTTACCAG GTGTTAAATTATTACTTGATGTACATGGAATTATACATGGACCAAAAGAAGAATGTGTCAACGCTCTGAAGAAGGGCTGTCTGATAGCCGTTGCCCCAGGTGGAGTTCGGGAAGCACTCTTTAGTGATGAAATGTATACTATTATCTGGGGTAATCGGAAGGGCTTTGCTCGGGTGGCCATTGATGCAAAAGTG ccCATCATTCCTATGTTTACACAAAATGTTCGAGAAGGCGTTAGGACATTAGGAGGAATAA AAATACTTAGGTCACTGTATGAACGTATTAGACTGCCAATAGTTCCTTTGTACGGTGGGTTTCCAGTCAAGCTTCGTACATTTATCGGAGAGCCCATTCCATATGATCCAAATATAACTGCTGAAGAACTAACTGAGAAG ACAAAAGCAGCACTCCAAGCTCTAatagaaaaacatcagaaaataccAGGAAATATATTTAGGGCTTTAATGGAACGatttcaaacacaaaagaaagaagattaa